The genomic stretch CAAGATGCCAGGATACAGTTTCGATGCCGTATAAGCTGGATCTTCGGAGCCGACGAGCAAGATTGCATCGCTGTCGCGTAAGACCTGCTGCGCCTCGAAATAGGGAATGCGGTGGGAATGTTCTGTGACTAAATCGGCAATGCCGCACTCCTGGGCGATCGCTTCAACGGTTTTGCTGGCTCTGGTGCCCGTGGCGTAGCTGGTACCGACAAAATGTAAGCGAACGGTATTCCACAACTGGGGCTGACGATCGCGCCCGGTACGAATTGCCAAAAACAGCGATCGCAGGGCAAATGTCATATCAGATCCGCCCCTGCCTACATAAACCCAGTGTCGGTTGCCGTCGTTGGAATCAAAAATAGACTGCTGAATTCCCAGTGCAGGCAGCTGGGCAAAATCCTGTTCTGGTGCGCCAAAGGGCAAGACGGTGAACTGTTCTGGCTGAAGCCAGGGATAGCGCTTTTGCAGTTGGGCAGGATAGACAGGCGAAACGCTGATGATGTGACTGACTCGCTTTACGGCACGCGGCTCCAGATTTTTCGCCAGAAACTTGTCCACTGCATAGCGGAGTCGTCCACCAGGACGCTGATGAGTCGGTGCTGCCTCAACCCGCCAGGGATCTT from Leptolyngbya ohadii IS1 encodes the following:
- a CDS encoding glycosyltransferase, with the protein product MQPDQVEHSRDDRLSQLLPDDLPVTYSPALPLQVTRKFGLGNLGLRCLPALARLGDRLLASQRFDLVFFSSTIFPVMILGDRWQRRFRVPYILDFQDPWRVEAAPTHQRPGGRLRYAVDKFLAKNLEPRAVKRVSHIISVSPVYPAQLQKRYPWLQPEQFTVLPFGAPEQDFAQLPALGIQQSIFDSNDGNRHWVYVGRGGSDMTFALRSLFLAIRTGRDRQPQLWNTVRLHFVGTSYATGTRASKTVEAIAQECGIADLVTEHSHRIPYFEAQQVLRDSDAILLVGSEDPAYTASKLYPGILAKKPILAIFHQQSSVVSILRECNAGQVITFQTSDAPADLQPALTASLNELIQHEKGFQPNTNWSAFQPYTAREMTRRMCELFDRCLRES